The following proteins are encoded in a genomic region of Phycisphaera sp.:
- a CDS encoding 5'-nucleotidase C-terminal domain-containing protein, producing the protein MTKRTAPASMLLALAAATASAQTDFYLHLLHHNDGESQLIDAGSGLEDFGGVARFATVVGDLRAEATTFPAGGFARGSLLLTSGDNFLPGPEFSVSLDKGVPFFDTIALDTIGYDAFIIGNHEFDFGPDVLEDFIAGFADNPAPFLSANLDFTGEPGLQALVDSGRIAPSTVVDVTTDAGVRRVGIVGATTPDLPFISSPRGVAVDDDLTTIIQAEVDALTADGVDIIILSSHLQGLTEELDLIQTLRGVDAIVGGGGGELLANGDDLLVPGDTPDEVAGQSGYPIFGTDADGNDIPIVTTSGDYRYVGRLVLGFDADGNLTDILDESGPVRVSTVSPDAVTADPVIQAEVVDPVAAGVAALAANVIGFSEVDLDGRRSSVRNIETNLGNLIADAFLTTGIDLAATFGVDAPDVALANGGGIRNDSIIAAGEITELDTFDILPFSNFVTIVPDVPAVQFKEVLENAVSRQGESSGRFAQIAGFTLEFDWRQQAQVLDGDAIVVTPGERVRNVTLSDGTQIITNGDVVPGAQDVDVAIVDFLARGGDQYPFRGLPFTTLGVSYQQSLATMIEDTLMGTISMMDYPEGGEDRIIQSCYADFDLDGELTLFDFLAFQNAFDAGDTSADCNRDGSLNIFDFLCFQNGFAAGCP; encoded by the coding sequence ATGACCAAGCGAACCGCTCCCGCGTCGATGCTCCTGGCCCTGGCCGCCGCGACTGCGAGCGCCCAGACCGACTTCTACCTCCACCTGCTCCACCACAACGACGGCGAGAGCCAGCTCATCGACGCCGGCAGCGGCCTCGAAGACTTCGGCGGCGTCGCACGCTTCGCCACCGTCGTGGGCGACCTGCGGGCCGAAGCCACCACCTTCCCCGCCGGCGGCTTCGCCCGCGGCAGCCTCCTGCTCACCAGCGGCGACAACTTCCTGCCAGGCCCGGAGTTCTCGGTCAGCCTCGACAAGGGCGTGCCCTTCTTCGACACCATCGCTCTCGACACGATCGGCTACGACGCCTTCATCATCGGCAACCACGAGTTCGACTTTGGCCCCGACGTGCTCGAAGACTTCATCGCCGGCTTCGCCGACAACCCCGCCCCCTTCCTCTCGGCCAACCTCGACTTTACCGGCGAGCCCGGCCTGCAGGCCCTCGTCGACAGCGGCCGCATCGCCCCAAGCACCGTCGTCGACGTGACGACCGACGCCGGCGTCCGTCGCGTGGGCATCGTCGGCGCCACCACGCCGGACCTGCCTTTTATCTCCAGCCCCCGCGGGGTCGCGGTCGACGACGACCTGACCACCATCATCCAGGCCGAGGTGGACGCCCTGACCGCCGACGGCGTGGACATCATCATCCTCTCCAGCCACCTCCAGGGCCTGACCGAGGAGCTCGATCTCATCCAGACCCTCCGCGGCGTCGACGCCATCGTCGGCGGCGGCGGGGGAGAACTGCTCGCCAACGGCGACGACCTGCTCGTCCCAGGCGACACCCCCGACGAGGTCGCCGGCCAGAGCGGCTACCCGATCTTCGGCACCGACGCCGACGGCAACGACATCCCCATCGTCACCACCAGCGGCGACTACCGCTACGTCGGCCGCCTCGTCCTAGGATTCGACGCCGACGGAAACCTCACCGACATCCTCGACGAGTCCGGCCCCGTCCGCGTCTCCACCGTCAGCCCCGACGCCGTCACCGCCGACCCGGTCATCCAGGCCGAGGTCGTTGACCCCGTGGCCGCGGGCGTCGCCGCCCTGGCAGCCAACGTCATCGGCTTCAGCGAGGTCGACCTCGACGGCCGCCGCTCGAGCGTCCGCAACATCGAGACCAACCTGGGCAACCTCATCGCCGACGCGTTCCTGACCACCGGCATCGATCTGGCCGCCACCTTCGGCGTCGACGCCCCCGACGTCGCGCTGGCCAACGGCGGCGGCATCCGTAACGACAGCATCATCGCCGCCGGCGAGATCACCGAGCTGGACACCTTCGACATCTTGCCATTCAGCAACTTCGTCACCATCGTGCCCGACGTGCCAGCCGTGCAGTTCAAGGAGGTCCTCGAGAACGCCGTCAGCCGCCAGGGCGAGTCCAGCGGCCGCTTCGCCCAGATCGCCGGCTTCACGCTCGAGTTCGACTGGCGCCAGCAGGCCCAGGTCCTCGACGGCGACGCCATCGTCGTCACCCCCGGCGAGCGCGTCCGCAACGTCACCCTCAGCGACGGCACCCAGATCATCACCAACGGCGACGTCGTCCCCGGCGCGCAAGACGTCGACGTCGCCATCGTCGACTTCCTCGCCCGCGGCGGCGACCAGTATCCTTTCCGCGGCCTGCCCTTCACCACGCTGGGCGTCAGCTACCAGCAGAGCCTGGCCACCATGATCGAAGACACCCTCATGGGCACCATCAGCATGATGGACTACCCCGAGGGTGGCGAGGACCGCATCATCCAGAGCTGCTACGCCGACTTCGACCTCGACGGCGAGCTCACGCTGTTCGACTTCCTCGCCTTCCAGAACGCCTTCGACGCCGGCGACACCAGCGCCGACTGCAACCGCGACGGCAGCCTGAACATCTTCGACTTCCTCTGCTTCCAGAACGGCTTCGCCGCCGGATGCCCATAA
- a CDS encoding class I SAM-dependent methyltransferase: protein MTPARPADQPLGYRNTSGRRVEQGNERASPSVVRSRLWRWLMALSRTRRIVTVQGVRYEELDAVPLRRALSRGMGKRYRVRFPDRAKMVLEVSGARPIADLLGAGDLGEFTLVDPLMRPGDRVLLLHAGTGHGAAWLSDRLGPTGALVALEPDAASVRYARHRYHPANTALEVCDLHSPTSAPPALIGELDGAFDAIVHRRLPGEGPQRDAQLAECWRLLCPGGVMSVLLASPSGHHDPREDPRLRTLEEAVKALSEESGPGFERMERVRVHARCGLLVQRGYEDEDVDDDDGPGPVGPDRGEGQRV from the coding sequence ATGACGCCCGCGCGGCCGGCCGACCAACCTCTTGGGTATCGCAACACGAGCGGGCGGCGCGTGGAGCAAGGGAACGAGCGGGCGAGCCCGAGCGTGGTGCGGTCGCGGTTGTGGCGGTGGTTGATGGCGCTCTCGCGGACGCGGCGCATCGTGACGGTGCAGGGCGTTCGGTATGAGGAGCTCGACGCGGTGCCGCTGCGGCGGGCGCTGTCTCGGGGTATGGGCAAGCGGTATCGGGTGCGGTTCCCGGATCGGGCGAAGATGGTGCTGGAGGTGAGCGGGGCGCGGCCGATTGCGGATCTGCTCGGGGCGGGTGATCTCGGCGAGTTCACGTTGGTGGATCCGCTGATGCGTCCGGGGGATCGGGTGCTGTTGCTGCACGCGGGCACGGGTCATGGGGCGGCGTGGCTGAGCGATCGGCTGGGGCCGACGGGGGCCCTGGTCGCCCTGGAGCCTGACGCGGCGAGCGTGCGGTATGCGCGGCATCGGTATCACCCGGCGAACACGGCGCTGGAGGTGTGCGACTTGCACTCGCCGACGAGCGCGCCGCCCGCTCTGATTGGTGAGCTTGATGGGGCGTTCGATGCGATCGTGCATCGGCGGTTACCCGGCGAGGGGCCGCAGCGTGACGCGCAGTTAGCCGAGTGCTGGCGGCTCTTGTGCCCCGGTGGGGTGATGTCGGTGCTGCTGGCGTCGCCCAGTGGGCACCACGACCCGCGCGAGGACCCGCGATTGCGGACGCTCGAGGAAGCCGTTAAGGCACTGTCCGAAGAGAGCGGGCCGGGGTTCGAGCGGATGGAGCGCGTGCGGGTGCATGCTCGGTGCGGCTTGCTCGTGCAGCGTGGGTACGAGGACGAGGACGTGGACGACGATGATGGGCCCGGACCTGTTGGGCCCGATCGCGGTGAGGGGCAGCGGGTGTAG
- a CDS encoding MBL fold metallo-hydrolase, whose protein sequence is MERVRDNQPAMCVLASGSSGNCTVLRSADGALVLIDAGISPKRTAVALAALGHSLEDVSAVVLTHLDSDHFYSSWATAVPRRLGFGASVWVHASHSRERRLGPLHRAGRLRTFEREAFEPAGGMIFSSRLASHDAEGVATFRISTPQGDLGFLTDLGEVTDRLVEFHRGVGVLAIESNYCPRLQARSTRPDFLKRRIMGGAGHLSNQQCLHATESIGPGSHAVFLHLSRECNSPEIVGEMHEGADYARTIALADEPTRWISIAGPRPPIQSVPVGRPAALSLFGPPSGPRA, encoded by the coding sequence GTGGAACGAGTGAGGGACAACCAACCTGCCATGTGCGTGCTGGCCAGCGGGTCGAGCGGGAACTGCACGGTGCTGCGGTCGGCCGACGGCGCGTTGGTGTTGATTGATGCGGGGATCAGCCCGAAGCGGACGGCTGTGGCGCTAGCGGCGCTTGGGCACTCGCTGGAAGACGTTTCGGCGGTCGTGCTGACGCACCTGGATAGCGATCATTTTTATTCGTCGTGGGCGACGGCGGTGCCGAGGCGGCTTGGCTTTGGCGCGAGCGTGTGGGTGCACGCGTCTCACTCGCGGGAGCGGCGGCTTGGGCCGTTGCACAGGGCGGGGCGCCTCAGGACGTTCGAGCGGGAGGCGTTCGAGCCGGCTGGTGGCATGATATTTTCGAGCCGGCTGGCGAGCCATGACGCGGAGGGGGTGGCGACGTTTCGGATCTCGACGCCGCAGGGTGACCTTGGGTTTCTGACCGACCTTGGCGAGGTGACGGATCGGTTGGTGGAGTTCCATCGGGGCGTTGGGGTGCTTGCGATCGAGAGCAACTACTGCCCGCGTTTGCAGGCGAGGTCGACGCGGCCGGACTTCTTGAAGCGGCGGATCATGGGTGGCGCGGGGCACCTGAGCAACCAGCAGTGCCTGCACGCGACCGAGTCGATCGGGCCGGGGAGCCACGCGGTGTTCTTGCACTTGTCTCGCGAGTGCAACAGCCCGGAGATCGTGGGCGAGATGCACGAGGGGGCGGACTATGCGCGGACGATCGCTTTGGCTGACGAGCCGACGCGGTGGATCTCGATCGCGGGGCCAAGACCACCGATCCAATCGGTGCCGGTGGGCCGGCCGGCGGCGCTGTCGCTGTTTGGGCCGCCGTCCGGACCACGAGCATGA
- the lpxA gene encoding acyl-ACP--UDP-N-acetylglucosamine O-acyltransferase, whose translation MQTASSQQTGHHETAEIHQSSYVDPEAFLGEDVVVGPRCHVGAGVRLERGVRLINSAHIEGPATIGAGTLVYPYVVIGMPAQDFKFSPGDPTPGVKIGSECVIREHVTIHQATKEDRPTTIGDKCYLMVASHVGHDCLVGNEVMLVNSALLAGHVTIGDNAILSGNTAVHQHCRVGRLAMISGCLGTTMDVPPFCLCDQMNVTNGVNLVGLRRSGAPRESIDAVRFAFRTVISKSLPRKEALAKLRELGEKDPLVSEMAEFVATTVRGVGRGADRNARR comes from the coding sequence ATGCAAACAGCTTCTTCGCAACAGACCGGGCATCACGAGACCGCCGAGATTCACCAGTCGTCATACGTCGACCCGGAGGCTTTCCTGGGCGAGGATGTGGTCGTCGGGCCGCGATGCCACGTGGGGGCGGGTGTGCGGCTTGAGCGGGGCGTGCGGCTGATCAACTCGGCCCATATCGAGGGGCCGGCGACGATTGGCGCGGGCACGCTGGTGTATCCGTATGTGGTGATCGGGATGCCGGCGCAGGATTTCAAGTTCTCGCCGGGCGACCCTACGCCGGGGGTAAAGATCGGCTCGGAGTGCGTGATCCGCGAGCATGTGACGATCCATCAGGCGACCAAGGAGGACCGCCCCACCACCATCGGCGACAAGTGTTATCTGATGGTCGCGAGCCATGTGGGCCACGACTGCCTTGTTGGCAATGAGGTGATGCTGGTGAACAGCGCGCTGCTGGCCGGGCATGTGACTATTGGCGACAATGCCATCTTGAGTGGGAACACGGCGGTGCATCAGCATTGCCGTGTGGGACGGCTGGCGATGATCTCGGGCTGCCTTGGGACGACGATGGACGTGCCGCCGTTTTGCTTGTGCGACCAGATGAACGTGACCAATGGCGTGAATCTTGTCGGGCTGCGGCGATCGGGCGCACCGCGTGAGTCGATCGACGCCGTGCGGTTCGCGTTCCGCACCGTGATCTCGAAGAGCCTGCCACGGAAGGAAGCGCTCGCAAAGCTGCGCGAGCTTGGCGAGAAGGACCCGTTGGTGTCGGAGATGGCCGAATTTGTTGCGACTACGGTGCGCGGCGTGGGCCGCGGCGCCGATCGGAACGCGCGTCGGTAG
- the lipB gene encoding lipoyl(octanoyl) transferase LipB, producing the protein MSEHTPGLDTIDLGRMAYEQALAIQRARQAELIEARGDPAGDLGTIYLVEHPPIITVTRRKGAASHVLADADRLAALGVQLHQTDRGGDVTYHGPGQIVAYPILDLERLTNTDTGKPLGLHGYMRLLEQAVIDTLDTYGIQGDRDPEATGVWVKPANGPPAKIAAMGVRVRKWITTHGLALNVDPDLTHFSLIVPCGLHERSVTSMRAVLGDACPSFRATQAALVTNLARLVQIARADQPIFR; encoded by the coding sequence GTGAGCGAGCATACCCCAGGCCTGGACACCATCGACCTGGGCCGCATGGCCTATGAGCAGGCCCTCGCCATCCAACGCGCCCGCCAGGCCGAGCTCATCGAAGCCCGGGGCGACCCCGCGGGCGACCTGGGCACCATCTACCTCGTCGAGCACCCGCCCATCATCACCGTCACCCGCCGCAAGGGGGCCGCAAGCCACGTCCTCGCCGACGCCGACCGCCTCGCCGCCCTGGGCGTCCAACTCCACCAGACCGACCGCGGCGGCGACGTCACCTACCACGGCCCGGGCCAGATCGTCGCCTACCCCATCCTCGACCTCGAACGCCTCACCAACACAGACACCGGCAAGCCCCTTGGCCTCCACGGCTACATGCGCCTCCTCGAACAAGCCGTCATCGACACCCTCGACACCTACGGCATCCAGGGCGACCGCGACCCCGAAGCCACTGGCGTCTGGGTCAAACCCGCCAATGGCCCTCCCGCCAAGATCGCCGCCATGGGCGTACGCGTCCGCAAGTGGATCACCACCCACGGCCTCGCCCTCAACGTCGACCCCGATCTCACCCACTTCAGCCTCATCGTCCCGTGTGGCTTGCACGAGCGCTCCGTCACCAGCATGAGAGCCGTCTTGGGCGACGCCTGTCCTAGCTTCCGGGCCACCCAAGCCGCCCTGGTGACCAATCTTGCCCGATTAGTCCAAATCGCCCGGGCCGATCAACCCATTTTCCGTTGA
- a CDS encoding DUF2254 domain-containing protein, with the protein MRHLGLIWEALRTSLWFVPSLFVLGAIVLAQGMIELDHVLPMGKLESALPRVFAVGPSGARSVLATVAGSMISVAGVAFSITIVALTLASSQYTSRILRNFMRDRANQAVLGAFVGIFVYCLWVLRTISEGSGEAYSFVPATAVLMGVVLAIVGIACLIFFIHHIAQAIQAEHIILAATNETLDTVDRLFPERLGKDADAGEETAAMARVSDGAMAWRAIASNKTGYLQSVDEDGLLRFACERGIVVRMECAIGRFVVEGSALASLAVPPAPASVADTRQPEGHTVEALRGLFAIGGQRTTVQDSAYGIRQIVDVALKALSPGVNDTTTAVSCVEHLTSIMARVAVRRIPSAYRLEEGQVRVIALRPSFAELLGNAFDQIRQNSAGNVATLQALVDGLIVLADRAAKPEYRQSITDQLDLIAALAERTIEQDADRARIEETVRRLREDLGEAG; encoded by the coding sequence ATGCGACACTTGGGGCTGATCTGGGAAGCGTTGCGCACGAGCCTGTGGTTCGTGCCTTCGTTGTTTGTGCTCGGGGCGATCGTGCTGGCGCAGGGGATGATCGAGTTGGACCACGTCTTGCCGATGGGCAAGCTGGAATCGGCGTTGCCTCGTGTGTTCGCGGTTGGGCCTTCTGGTGCTCGCAGCGTGCTGGCAACCGTGGCGGGGTCGATGATCTCGGTGGCCGGGGTCGCGTTCTCGATCACGATCGTGGCGTTGACGCTCGCGTCGAGCCAGTACACGAGCCGGATCTTGCGGAACTTCATGCGCGACCGGGCGAACCAGGCGGTGCTTGGGGCGTTCGTGGGCATCTTCGTGTATTGTCTTTGGGTGCTGCGGACGATCAGCGAGGGGTCGGGGGAGGCGTACTCGTTCGTGCCCGCGACGGCGGTGCTGATGGGCGTGGTGCTCGCGATCGTGGGGATCGCGTGCCTGATTTTTTTCATCCATCACATCGCCCAGGCGATCCAGGCCGAGCACATTATTCTGGCGGCGACGAACGAGACACTTGATACGGTCGATCGGTTGTTTCCCGAGCGGCTTGGCAAGGATGCGGATGCGGGCGAAGAGACCGCGGCGATGGCCCGGGTCTCGGATGGAGCGATGGCGTGGCGGGCGATCGCATCGAACAAGACGGGGTATCTGCAGAGCGTTGACGAGGATGGGTTGCTGCGGTTTGCCTGCGAGCGTGGGATCGTGGTGCGGATGGAGTGCGCCATCGGCCGGTTTGTGGTGGAGGGCTCTGCCCTGGCGTCGCTGGCCGTCCCGCCGGCGCCGGCCTCGGTTGCGGACACGCGGCAGCCCGAGGGGCACACGGTCGAGGCGTTGCGGGGTCTTTTTGCCATCGGCGGCCAGCGTACGACGGTGCAGGACTCGGCGTATGGCATTCGCCAGATCGTGGACGTGGCGCTGAAGGCCTTGAGCCCCGGGGTGAATGACACGACGACGGCGGTGAGCTGCGTGGAGCACCTGACATCGATCATGGCGCGGGTGGCGGTGCGGCGCATCCCGTCGGCATACCGGCTGGAAGAGGGGCAGGTTCGCGTGATCGCGCTCCGGCCTTCGTTTGCCGAGCTGCTGGGTAATGCGTTCGATCAGATTCGCCAGAACAGCGCGGGCAACGTGGCAACGCTGCAGGCGTTGGTGGATGGTCTGATCGTGCTGGCGGACCGAGCTGCAAAGCCGGAATATCGGCAATCGATCACCGATCAGCTGGACCTGATCGCGGCATTGGCCGAGCGGACCATCGAGCAGGACGCGGACCGAGCGAGAATCGAAGAAACGGTCCGACGCCTGCGCGAGGATTTGGGCGAGGCGGGGTGA
- a CDS encoding replication-associated recombination protein A, with the protein MSDLFGAERAKRRRRAEPLAARMRPRVIDEVVGQGHILGPGKLLRRMLEADALTSLILHGPPGTGKTTLAGLVAEHSGRHFESANAASIGVKRVREVSEIARARLEDGGTRTVLFLDEVHRFSRSQQDVLLEDVERGVLTLIGATTENPLFACNAALVSRSTLFRLEPLTEDEVVEVLRRALRDDERGYGKLEVEAHEDALRVWAIKSDGDARRALTALEVAVLSSGKARQKIVIDRRVAEDSIQQKAAVYGDDEHYDSASAMIKSIRGSDPDAACYWIARMLEGGEDPRFIARRLAILASEDVGNADPRAMLIAAAAWELVERIGLPEARITLGHCACYLALAPKSNAAYRAIDAAIADVKEGRTVPVPVYLRDPNSSPVTTGEGTGVRTKEVGDERYEYSHGAEGGVTGQDYLGVAKRYYEPGEAGEEGAMAARLEEIRAMRRRRKGDHHRGTEARREE; encoded by the coding sequence ATGAGCGATCTGTTTGGAGCCGAGCGGGCGAAGCGGCGGCGGCGGGCCGAGCCGTTGGCGGCGAGGATGCGGCCGCGGGTTATTGATGAGGTTGTGGGGCAGGGGCACATTCTGGGGCCGGGGAAGCTGTTGCGGCGGATGTTGGAGGCGGATGCGCTGACGAGTTTGATTCTGCATGGGCCGCCGGGGACGGGGAAGACGACGCTGGCCGGGTTGGTGGCCGAGCATTCGGGGCGGCACTTTGAGTCGGCGAACGCGGCGTCGATCGGGGTGAAGCGGGTGCGGGAGGTCTCGGAGATCGCGCGGGCGCGGCTGGAGGATGGGGGGACGCGGACGGTGCTGTTCCTGGATGAGGTGCATCGGTTTTCGCGGAGCCAGCAGGACGTGCTGCTGGAGGACGTGGAGCGCGGGGTGCTGACGCTGATCGGGGCGACGACGGAGAACCCGCTGTTCGCGTGCAATGCGGCGCTGGTGAGCCGGAGCACGTTGTTCCGGTTGGAGCCGTTGACGGAGGATGAGGTTGTCGAGGTGTTGCGGCGGGCTCTTCGCGATGACGAGCGTGGGTATGGGAAGCTGGAGGTCGAGGCGCACGAGGATGCGTTGCGCGTGTGGGCGATCAAGAGCGATGGGGATGCGCGGCGGGCGTTGACGGCGCTGGAGGTTGCTGTGCTGAGTTCGGGGAAAGCCCGGCAGAAGATCGTGATTGATCGGCGGGTTGCCGAGGATTCCATACAGCAGAAGGCGGCGGTGTATGGGGATGATGAGCATTACGACTCGGCGTCGGCGATGATCAAGAGCATCCGGGGGAGTGATCCGGATGCGGCGTGCTATTGGATCGCGCGGATGCTCGAGGGCGGGGAGGACCCGCGGTTTATTGCGCGGCGGTTGGCGATTCTGGCGAGCGAGGATGTGGGGAACGCGGACCCGCGGGCGATGCTGATTGCGGCGGCGGCGTGGGAGTTGGTGGAGCGGATCGGGCTGCCCGAGGCGCGGATCACGCTGGGGCATTGTGCGTGCTATCTGGCGCTGGCGCCCAAGAGTAATGCGGCGTACCGGGCGATTGATGCGGCGATCGCGGATGTGAAGGAGGGGCGGACGGTGCCGGTGCCGGTGTATCTGCGGGATCCGAATTCTTCGCCGGTGACGACTGGGGAGGGGACGGGGGTGCGGACGAAGGAGGTTGGAGATGAGCGGTATGAGTACAGCCATGGGGCCGAGGGTGGGGTGACGGGGCAGGATTATCTGGGGGTTGCCAAGCGGTATTACGAGCCTGGGGAGGCGGGAGAAGAGGGGGCGATGGCGGCGCGGTTGGAGGAAATCCGGGCGATGCGGCGGAGGAGAAAAGGGGATCACCACAGAGGCACAGAGGCACGGAGGGAAGAGTGA
- a CDS encoding ferrous iron transport protein A yields MTATQTTAKAPARVRLTQLTRGQTGRLDSSDFQDDSAAHLTAMGLRPSCQLRVCKAGQPCIVHVDGHAGGCRIALSRDLADSLYVLPSS; encoded by the coding sequence GTGACAGCGACCCAGACCACAGCCAAGGCCCCCGCGAGAGTCCGCCTCACCCAGCTCACGCGCGGCCAGACGGGCCGTTTGGACTCGAGCGACTTCCAGGACGACTCGGCCGCCCACCTCACCGCCATGGGCCTGCGCCCCTCCTGCCAGCTCCGCGTCTGCAAGGCCGGCCAGCCCTGCATCGTCCACGTCGACGGCCACGCCGGCGGCTGCCGAATCGCCCTCAGCCGAGACCTGGCCGACTCCCTCTACGTCCTGCCTTCATCATAA
- a CDS encoding ferrous iron transporter B, whose amino-acid sequence MPTVTRPHNPVSVTAPAVRTAALVGNPNVGKSTLFNALAGRRQKTANFPGTTQEAHLASVTTPAGPVVLADLPGAYGLTLNTNESRITKGVLAGDQSIKGFPTGQPDAVAIVVDATNVPRNLRLAGEAIALGLPTIIVVTMTDAAARTGISIDAEKFEAALGCPVVIASGKTGKGVPDVLPALARARTAAGPLSPKAHDLDVWADAVYAKACTAESRDHDAITDRLDLAFTHPILGVATFAALMTGLFWAIFSLATIPMDAIEAGFGWLAGVVSSTLPAGAIRDLLADGVIAGVGGTLVFLPQIVLLFFLIALLEQTGYLARAAFVIDRLLKPFGLPGHAFVPLLSGHACAIPAIMSARAIPDFRQRVATILAIPFMSCSARIPVYVLLTQILFPQSTMLQAVAFTGCYVLGALAGLFTAIIARRTILRGKSPAMALELPRYQWPSLVGATKTAAARGWLFVRKAGTVILAISVILWWLSAYPKPTDPDDAQRAAEVSFLGRIGDTLQPAFAPIGADRQLTVGILASFAAREVFVSTMAVQIAGTDDAEGEGVRDRLTNATRDDGTKVFTAATSWSMLVFFVLAIQCLPTLVVTAKEAGGWKWAALQAGWMTGVAYVAAAIVYGVMSAVG is encoded by the coding sequence ATGCCCACGGTCACGCGCCCACACAACCCCGTCAGCGTGACCGCCCCCGCGGTGCGCACCGCCGCCCTCGTCGGCAACCCCAACGTCGGCAAGTCAACCCTCTTCAACGCCCTCGCCGGCCGCCGCCAGAAGACCGCCAACTTCCCCGGCACCACCCAGGAAGCCCACCTCGCCAGCGTCACCACGCCCGCCGGCCCGGTCGTCCTGGCAGACCTCCCCGGTGCCTACGGCCTGACCCTCAACACCAACGAATCGCGCATCACCAAGGGCGTCCTGGCCGGCGATCAATCGATCAAGGGCTTCCCAACCGGCCAGCCCGACGCCGTCGCCATCGTCGTCGACGCCACCAACGTGCCCCGCAACCTGCGCCTGGCAGGCGAGGCCATCGCGCTCGGCCTGCCCACCATCATCGTCGTCACCATGACCGACGCCGCCGCGCGCACCGGCATCAGCATCGACGCCGAGAAATTCGAGGCCGCCCTCGGCTGCCCGGTCGTCATCGCCTCGGGCAAGACCGGCAAAGGCGTGCCCGACGTGCTCCCCGCCCTCGCCCGCGCGCGCACCGCCGCCGGCCCGCTCAGCCCCAAAGCGCACGACCTCGACGTGTGGGCCGACGCCGTCTACGCCAAGGCCTGCACCGCCGAATCGCGCGACCACGACGCCATCACCGATCGCCTCGACCTGGCCTTCACGCATCCGATCCTCGGCGTGGCCACCTTCGCCGCCCTCATGACCGGCCTGTTCTGGGCCATCTTCAGCCTGGCCACCATCCCGATGGACGCCATCGAGGCCGGCTTCGGCTGGCTCGCCGGCGTGGTCAGCAGCACCCTGCCCGCCGGCGCGATCCGCGACCTGCTGGCCGACGGCGTCATCGCCGGCGTCGGCGGCACGCTGGTCTTCCTGCCGCAAATCGTGCTGCTTTTCTTCCTGATCGCGCTGCTGGAACAAACCGGCTACCTCGCGCGCGCCGCCTTCGTCATCGACCGGCTCCTCAAACCCTTCGGCCTGCCCGGCCACGCCTTCGTGCCGCTCCTGAGCGGCCACGCCTGCGCGATTCCCGCCATCATGAGCGCCCGCGCCATCCCCGACTTCCGCCAGCGCGTGGCCACCATCCTGGCTATCCCCTTCATGAGCTGCTCGGCCCGCATCCCTGTGTACGTGCTGCTCACGCAGATCCTGTTCCCCCAGAGCACCATGCTGCAGGCCGTGGCGTTCACGGGTTGCTACGTGCTGGGCGCGCTGGCGGGCTTGTTCACCGCCATCATCGCGCGCAGGACCATCCTGAGGGGCAAGAGCCCGGCGATGGCTCTGGAACTGCCGCGGTACCAGTGGCCAAGTTTGGTCGGCGCAACCAAGACCGCCGCCGCGCGCGGGTGGCTGTTCGTGCGCAAGGCCGGTACCGTCATCCTGGCGATCTCGGTCATCCTCTGGTGGCTCTCGGCCTACCCCAAGCCAACCGACCCCGACGACGCCCAGCGCGCGGCCGAGGTCTCGTTCCTGGGCCGCATCGGCGACACGCTGCAACCGGCGTTCGCGCCCATCGGCGCCGATCGGCAGCTCACCGTCGGCATCCTGGCCAGCTTCGCCGCGCGCGAGGTGTTCGTGAGCACGATGGCGGTGCAGATCGCCGGCACCGACGACGCCGAGGGCGAGGGCGTTCGCGACCGGTTGACCAACGCCACGCGCGATGATGGCACGAAGGTGTTCACCGCGGCGACCAGTTGGTCGATGCTGGTGTTCTTCGTGCTGGCCATCCAGTGCCTGCCCACCTTGGTCGTGACGGCCAAGGAAGCCGGCGGCTGGAAGTGGGCGGCGTTGCAGGCCGGGTGGATGACGGGCGTTGCCTATGTCGCCGCCGCGATCGTGTACGGCGTGATGAGCGCGGTGGGTTGA